The genomic segment GAATGATGAATGTCGTTAGAAATAAAGACTGAAAGTGTGTCTAATTGTGTCTCCTTCTTCTTTAGTGGATCTGCCACTTTTGACAATAATAACTGAAAGCTctaaaaaaacatacactttagcaggaaaggaaaaaatgtatcttttttttaaaggtacagtgtgttgGATTTAGCTCTTCCCTTCCACATGTGTGAGgaaggaggaaactggagaacccagagtaTAGAGAGAATAGAATACTAAACATTTATtagcaattattttcataattttaataataataataataataataataattttatcaCAAATCATGTAAATCAACATTAACCTTTTAATTACTGTTGTCCATGTTGTTATTTAATTAATCTGCTCCTAATGTTTATATAAAGATCTGTCTGTGGTAATgggaacatccatccatctatccatccattatctaccacgTTAGTGGCAGACAGTttaccagtccatcgcagggccacatacagacaaacagtcATTCACTCTTACATTTACACCTACGTTCAATTTATAGTGACcgatttataatataatatagttcaggtgattatacacttttaaaaaaaagtctgaaatgGAAATAACTTCACTTAAATCTTTAATTTGGGCTTTTGATTTCATCATTCTGCACTGTAAAAAGTGACCGTAGAATTAACACCAAAATATTGTGAAATCACATGGAAATACAATGCAAAGTagtttatttgaaaatatttttctgtAAACAACTAAATCAAATATAGCTGTAGTTTTTACAGTAAGAGCATGTTGAAAAACACAGTTAATTGGAAAACAATGTGATGCTGTTAAAATGACAAGACCATAATGCTGAAATAACAGCCTTCTAGTCTATACTGAATAGACATAATACTGTATGAAGCGACACAAAATACATACaacttatatactgtaaataaactcaATCTACATCAGTGCATAtgatatatgatttttttttacatacatagaGCAGATATATAGCaatttttaaatgaaggaaatatGTAAAAAGGTATTGATTGTTACAATGCTAATTCATAAATAAAGACAACTCAAAATTAACTCCTCCGGGCGTCTGTACTCGCTTTTATTTCGGAAATTGACGCACATTTCCTTTAGGTTTTGTACTGATCGTTTGACAATACAGGCTCTGAAATgagcaaataatgaaatgtttgtttcagtggATATTATAGTGTGTGATCTCTTCCATCCTTTCAGGACGATGTTGATGAACCAGATATTGGGGATGCATCGGTGGCCCTCCTTACAACTATTTTTGACCATGCCGTAAGAACAGTTCACTACACCCCAGTGAAGGTCTGCGTTGTCCTAGAAGGTGATGTGGTGCTGAACCTCTCCAGGCTCACTGATGCTTTCCTGGTAATGTTTGGCCTCATCTCCGCACTAAATGTTTAATATCCCAATGGACCGACCAACACTTTTGAATTCACTCAGAAACTTACTTGGTCTTGATGATGTTCAACTGTCCCCCAAGACCTATGTGACTGTAGTAATTTGAAACTGCTGCTATTTCTTCCTGCCGATACGTATTTTACTACTTTGTAGTGTGGAGTGAACGTATAAATTCAGTTAGAATCAAGCTTTTGCTGTGAAATAAACTTTAATTTTCAGTCAAATAAACCCTAATGTAAtgttaattgaaaataaatttcactgaacaaacagttcagtttAGCATAGCAGTTATGTAAATATCACTGGAATCCAATGTTGAATTCAcgtgtttaaaatgtacaattcaCATATTAGGTAgtatgtttctatattttattgatCTCTGATGTGCAACACTTTGCtccagctgttgttttttaaagtgctttataaattaaGTTGAATTAGAAGGTTATATTTGCTGATATTTAAGTGAAAGGACAGAAAGAACATTGTATCCTCTTAACACTTGTCCATCATGCAGAGCCACAGCTCCGCCTACCACAGCACAGGCACCGCCCCTGCTCCAGATCCCTGTTGTTAGAGAGCAGCGTAAATAAAGATGAGAGAACCTCCCTCTACATGAGGTTCTGCTCAAAACCGTGTGCTCTCAGTGAGTGAGACTCCGTGAGTCACTACTGACTGAGGGGATTTCACACATCCACAGAGGAATTCATTACAGACCGACAGTTCAGTGTCATCTCGTGCACATGTGATTTTTTGTTCAAGTTGCCTAAACGAAAGTGATCTGTGGGAGTCGACtcgaggaaaaacaacaacaacaagaagaagaagaggaagaacaaaaagcaaaaagaaaacatgtctaAACCAAATTACTCCGGCAAGTATCAGATGTTGGAGCAAACTAATATGGACACATACCTCGCGTGTTTGGGTAAGAAccatcttttttctttaaattagcTGCAGGGTCggaacacacactgtaacacgaCACACCGCGttagctcacacacacacacacacgttcccctcactctaaccttaaccatcacaattaaaAGCCTAATTCTACCCTAAACCCAAGACTTagtctaaccctaaaaccaggtcttaccCCCCccaaaagcactttaaagatgTAAGGACCCGCCAAAATATCCCTTTGGtccacaaagatacacatatacacacacacacacacacacacacacacacacacacacacacacacacacgttgttgTACTTCATATTAGATTCCATGTCTTATTGTgttgttaaatcactgattcaAGGTGTGAAGACGTTTTCATTTGCAGCATCACACTAGAGTAATAAAACCTCCGTGTCCTTTGCATgacccccaaacacacacacacacacatctctgcaGTAGTCAGGACTCCCACAGATAAAGTGAATTCCTTGTCCTCATACACTCTCCTCAGTCTTAACCCTAACTCAGCTAACTCTATTTCATTATGTGTCCTATCGTAAACCTAttgttctttattatttctCCATTTCTTGTATATTTCTATGTAAACAGAGCTGATCCACACTAacacagaggtctcaaactcgcggccctcCGGTCCACTTCATGTGgatatttctgtatgtttttttaaaataatagagTAATTCCTCACaagcaaatgaaaacacatgtcacacacaaactgggtgaaagaaaaaaacccaaaacaaaacctcCCTgtgatgaaataatgaaaaaagcacAGCCCGTGGCCTGTTTCACCTTcacggtctctctctctctctctctttttttagaCATTAACTTTGCTCTGAGAAAGATAGTTTGTCTCTTGAAGCCGAGCAAAGAGATCGTCCATGACGTGGCCACAGGTGCCATGAAGATCCACACAATCACCCCTTTTAAGTGCTTCAACATGGAATTCACTATTGGTCAAGAGTTTACTGAAGACCTTGGGCCTGTTGATGGACGCACCTGTCAGGTTAGTGGACCAAAAATAtgatatgttctttttttaaaagcactaTATGGagcttatttttattcttattattcatAAAGAATGTTTGGGGGAAAGTTTACAGCGTGGATGTTCACAGCAAATACAAGGTGTCACTTCCCTGTTACacaatttacattttgtttttgttttgttttattcagggTGTGTGAGCAAATGTACCCCCCTGCTGGGATGTTGTGTTGTAACCACCATCTGCTGTTAAAACCAAACCTTTTGCCTTCTATAGTGAGCgaagtgtgtgtgaaactgaCAGCAAGAAATTAAATAGAAgataaaaatgacttcacatTGATTTAGAAAGTGCTTGAATCAGAACCTGCAGTTTGTCTAAatttagggggaaaaaatagcAAAAAGGAAGCAGCTAAATGGAGAAAGAGCTGATGCTCGTACTGAACTCCCGGCAATCCTTTTGTACCACACAAAGGCACTTGTGATTGAATGTGTGTGCTTCTTTACATACTAATGACATGCTTGACATCCCTTCTACTTTTTCCCTGGTGTTTTCCAAACATTTGCATCCCTAACGTATTATCGtgtcctttccttttctctgcctCCTTGTTTCTCACGCAGACCACAGTGAGCTGGGATGGAGACAAACTGGTTTGTGTGCAGCGAGGGGAGAAAGAAGGCCGAGGCTGGACTCACTGGCTGGAGGAAGACAAACTGCATCTGGTAAGGATGTACCAAGATGTAGGAAACAGTAGGAAAAAGATGCTGAATTTGATCTGCTAAATGAGGGAGAACGTGCATGAGAACAAGACAAGGTTTAGAAGTTACTTCATCTCCTTACTGTTGCACTATACTGTCTTTGTTGGAAGAGAAAGGATTTGCCTGTGCATGCCTGAATGAAAAAGAGACTTGGAAAACCAGGGCAAAGACAAAGGAGGCACAAGACCCCTGAATGCACCTTTTAATAAAATGCTACAATAAGTCAGTGGAGAGGCCTGGGTTTAGGATTATAGATTAGCTGTCACAGGATTTCTCATGCGTCTGTTTGACAAAACAATGGACTGTTGATACTGCGTCCAATTTATGAGAGGATCTGAAAAGCAAATGCTGGCGAGCGCTTGACTTTGAAACGGTGGATTTCGGGGGTTTTAAAGAAAGGAGTCAGAGGACGAGTGAGTGGTGAGACAAGATAAGTGGACGGTAAAGGCTGGGAAAACAGATTACAAGGTCAAATgatggggaggaggagagaagggggaggGATGGTGTGTTTGTTGATGTGATTTGATGTGTTAGGCACATCACTCATGTACCTTTACTTTGATGTGCCAAACTGTCGTCGTCGATTACCACTGTTCATTTATAACCCCTCCTCCCACCcactgtgtgttaatgtgtctcTGCTCCTTGGTGTTTTTCTCTCCGTAGGAGATGAGAGTTCAAGGAGTGATTGCCAAGCAGGTTTTCCAGAAGACTGAATAAGGTCCAAACATGTtggtagtagttgtagtagttgtGGACTTAAACATGTTTCTAAAGTTTATCTATAaccaacaatattttttaataattcccATGCGACTGTATAACTGTGAAAAATAATGTTATGTACATGTTTATTGTTTCTGTGTGATGACACCGAGCGCAGACGAGAGCCTGAAGGACGCTGGACTCGTGTAAACATTCCCAACACTGATGTTTTATCTTATTTACAAAGTTATAAACAAATCTGCCTTCCGTCAACTGGTTCATCTTTGCTATATCACGTTATATTACACTTGTAGCTGTgcgggtgtgtgtatgtgttttattgtggctACAtctaaacatttttgttttttttataaatacaagCATTTCCATTACAGTGTCTACTTAAAAAGAACATGAGACTGAGTTATTTGGCATCCCAACATTTGTAATGTACATTACCCGGCCTGGATCTGGAACAATATAAgttaaattagaaaataaacaaaacaacaatggcatggttaagttgtgtttccactagcatagtacctggtaccaggtactttttttagtacctgctctggcgaggttccaagcaagctgagtatgtgtgacgtcgccaggctgccggccactgaccggtcagagcgccgtcacaggaagagacgtcggACGCAAGAACCAAGCCAAACAATgcccaaactgtagatcagttaaaaaaacttGACAGTCctaaaacgtgggttaatctcctaCAAATTACCcgggaaatgtgtaaaatcacaatatttaacagaggagtctggtgtatttagcgtattttagtccagtgactgtgtcagacggagtctgtgctccggtcatgaaGGAAGttctgaacaaatagttttaatgaactgattctaatgattcagttacactgaaaacaactgctttacaagtcactagtcactcacTGGAGTGTGTTGCGTGTAAAACGTCGAGGTCagcgcagtttcatgcagctgtgcggtgatgactccgcccacattgaggaggtactattttgtagtggaaaaccaaacTAAACCGTGGCGAGTCGACCATAACAATAAAGATTAACGGATAATGCtggaattattttaaaaaaaaatcctaactGTTAAATTCTATAATATAATCACCTttgaacaatgaaaaaaaatcacaaataacacacaagaGAAAATTCAGTTAAACATagatatcataaaaaaaaaaatattttacttgTGAAGCTCCTATTATACAACTACACATCAACATCTCAGGTCTGATTATATGGTAACTTTTCTTTTAGTTTGTTGATGCTAGGATTTTTAACCCACTGCTTCTTCATAAATCACATCATCCCAGATGAAGTTCTCATAATAATCCTGCAGGAGGCGACAAAGCCGGATCACTCAGAAAAGTGAGAACGGtgtgttccaaaaaaaaaaaagctgccatTCCACTTCCTCAGTGTGCTCTTCTGTCAacattagttttttgtttttatttttatgtcccACACCACTCGTCCTCCTGTGGCTCAGAATGTGTTCTGAAGAAGTTGCTGCTTCGATTTCCGCCACTTTCACCATTGTGATCAGGAAATGAGACTGAGAGCTTCAGTGGTGTTGTAGGAAGATTAATGTCCATGTCACAGCTGACTGTGTCACCATCTGAGGAGGTTAATGAAATCAATAGTCAGTGTTACCATGTTTCACAGTAATGTTTCCGCCGCTCTGTGGAACATCATTTGCACGTCACGAGGCCTGATGTATTACAATCATAACAGAGGCACAAGCCTTTATGGACGTGGGGGTACAGTGATACAGACTCATGCTGGAAGGAGACAGACACTTATCGTGATGGCATGCAAATTAAATTCAAGGAAAGACTGAGTGCagtgtgacacgtgtgtgtgtgtgtgtatataatatatatacacacacacacacagagtgagagagaatatCAAGGATGTAAACTCTTCAAAGTTAAAAGGTGATTtggaaaatataaaacatttctttaacaATTTTTGTTGACTACATAATTTTCACATGTGTCCTTTCATAGTTTTGATGTCTTCAGTATTAAGCAGCCTGCCTGTCAGATGAGGAATGTAGTACGGTATGAGCTGTtttcataattataataataacaataataatgagaatTGTTCTTTTTAGGCTGTCAAAACATATACACAGAGGCTAttagaatgtgcaatatagagtctTATATCCTTTCTTTTAGTGCCATCTagattttcaccaactatataaaacacacctgagcagaaatatttttaaaatgggATTGAATTTTTAGAAATTCGAAAGTAcgtcacaggtcaaaggtcgcttgactatttttatgaacaaaaataatattacaacagtctattttgtgacttctgtaaaagtttccatgttgttttaaaaacaaaacacaacaaaaaaaatgatataaaatgaatcctaactttgactcaacaagaacacacaagtaaagcctgaagatgtgacctaaaaacacacaccccaggatgtccatataaggagttgtgtattattcccatgacAATTTAGTTGCACCTGTGGCATTGATTGAAACAACAATATCTAATAGAAAAGGTGAATGTGTAAATTTGgtgtatttgtgtttctcacCTGGGTGGAAAAGTGGTAACTTGCAGTCCTTCACGATGAAACTCTCTTGGCAGTGGTTGTTGAGCTCAATGGAAGGAAAAGGCAGCTCCATCGAAGTGACTATTGCTGTGGGAACCACCTTTACCAGAGGAGCAGGAACACTGGGTCTGGctgtcacacagaaaacacagaaaacggTCAAAATCTCCACCTGAGCTTCTATATCGGCATCATGAAAAATAGTCATTATGCATCAAGTGTGACGCAAATGATCAATTTATGCCATCAGTGCACTTATAGTTGGCCTGTAGGTGTCGCACAGCTCCACAGCACCAACACACAGTTGTGATACTCTGACATCACACGCTCCAATTTCAGActaaaagtagaaaaagaaagcaGTAAAATCCACATGTTCCTGCTGCTCAGACTGACTCAAGTCTTTGAATTTGTCTCTTGCCTATCAGTGACTCATCTGCGTACATCAAAGGCTGTTTGCAGTCTGCACTTTTCAGATTTGACTCAACATAAGTCACGACAGATTCCAATGGGGTCAAGTTTCTAGGGCAGAGAAACTCATGGAACCTTTACGATAAACATGTCAATCCACCTCCGCAGCACAAGACACAGAGCCAGTCATTCAGTCAAACAACAGACAATGTCTAAATATActtcctttttttatgtttcagttCTGTCACTATCAGAATGAAACTAAGACGAGAGACTTTCTGGACTGGAGCAAAGCAAACCTCCGAACCTCATTTAATGTCTCTGCTGGtgagtttttaagtttttaagacTTTACTAACACATACACAACTAAATCCACACCACATGAGTCTTGAACTAGTATTGAACTCATCTTGCCGCCTTGTTGTGgtttgtcacatgtcacaatTGACATCATGTCCAGGAAGCAGCAAGAGACAAGACTGTGTCTGGAGcccacacagacagattcaagtagcaaacaaacacaagaacacacacactcccacacactaAATCTCTGTCTGTGACACTTACATGCGActctaaaagaaaaagaatctctaaatatgcaaatatgtttCATTGAAAGTCAGTTCTCACTGTATTTGCATATAGGCTTCACACaaatattattaccattattattagcTGCATAGCTCAGTGTAATATCACTCAATACTACATACAGTTAAACACCtgcattaacccttagaacacagcgCATTACTATTTGTTTAAACatcacagtatatacagaggctataagaatgtgcaatatagagtgtcttatttACTTATTCAGCACAACTTAGACATCTGATGATCGGATGAAAGATTAATTTtcatgaatttgtgaaatttgtaaatacatcacagttcaaagttcacttggcttgtttttatgaacaaacataaagtaaaaaccttctattttgtgacttctgcacaattattgtgACTTTATATCCctgctaaaaatgtgatataaaatgaatcctaactttgactcaacaaataaaaaaaaacaaaaacattttaaagcctgaatatgtgacctataaacacacacccccaggatgtccatataaggggttgtgtattattcccacagcagcTGTGATATGAGTGGAATCATTATCTGactgaaatacagaaaaatataaTGAACATTATCAATGAGCTAAAGTGACTAAACAAATCGAATACTATGTTTAATCTCAACACAGACTGAAAGGTAAACTCACTTCTTCTTGAACCGTTtcttaaataattacatttcctGTGTAAATTCCAGAGTTGGCACATCGTTCACTGGAAATACAGTAAATTGCAGCACGTCAGCCGAACCGTATTCGTTTATGTGACTGTGCTCGCCGTATACGCATACCTGGTTTCTCAGTATGAGTGATCTGCCTGTGAAGTGTGAGTCACTTTATACCAAATAACTGTGTCAGGCTGAATATGCACAGGATGCGGTTTCTCCATTCAGTTTGTCGTGATCAGTGTCTTACATCACGTTACACAGCTCCTATTTAAATTAATCAAAGCAGGTCAAAATTATTTGACCTGCTTTGGTTAATAGTTACACAGCTcataatgatgataaatattcagattttctcctaaaataaaagaaattatattttttattaaggCAGGAAAATCAGGCAAACTTTAATCATAGTTTTTCTTCTATAAAAGAACTGTAAAGGAAACAGTAGGAGGGAGATGAGAGATGAAGATTCTTACAGATTCCGCCACTATGCTTCCTCCACGTCGGAAGACCTTTTATGTTCTTCGTTCTTtcttcaaaaatgtgtgtgaaatatggtgattaaaaacacaagagcCCGTGCGacacattgcacacacacacacacacacctgttctgCACCATTTTCGTTTTGCCCTCCAGCAGACGACGACAGCCAACAAGACGAGTGCGGTCAACACTAGACCTGACCACAAGCCTGCGGGTAACATCCATGAACAATCTGAGGGAGAGACGCACACATtcttcagaaacacacacacacactgcatttttgggaacacagagaggaaagtgAGTGATTACTAAATGTATGATATATAACATTTATAATAGTGTCACCTTCTGAAGGAGCTGTACAAAAACAGTGTGAATGAGTAttctttaaattttaaatgtaaaataccTTACAAAACAGTGTATATCATATATTTGACATGTGTGTACAAATCCTGTTATTAATCTTTGACAGGGGAGGATGTATTTAAATTCATAATATGGTTATTAtccattttcattcacaaacaCTTTAATGTGAATGTAATTCCCATTACTGAGCTATTAAGTGCAAATGACATGGTATATAACTGTAATATTATCTTGTTATTCCCACAAATTGTATCATAAATAAGATGTCATTGCAATAATATCACCTCCCTATTAGTAACTTATTAGCAGATTGATAACATCACCTTGTGACTGCGCTGTACGTGAATAAACTTATTGACtatatatattttagttttacTGTCTATacaggagctggagctgcacCATGAGAAGTTGTAGCTGCATCACTTTTTTGCTCTTTACTGAAACTCCGTTTAAATGtcatccttttcttttcctgggATTGAAATAGCTTTAAGTTTTGTTTCCAGataaaaagtgtcacaggtcTTTTTCAGTGTTAGTCATTAAGTCAGTATAATGTGAACTGAATTTGTTTCACTACTTATTTGACTGGATTAAACGCCAACAAAACTTTAAAGAGTTTGAAGTTATAAATGGCATATTCTaacatctctctttttcttgtACTGTCAACATCACCCCttctatgttttatttgtcacgCACTATGAACTGTGGGTAATTTCATTTGCACAGTGGGAAAGACCAGGGACCATTGACCACTTTCTCTTCTAATAACGTGGTCAAGTGCCACCAGGAACTCACTGAGTCACTTTCATCTGCAAGCATTCATCTGCTACATTGCACACGTTGATTTCTATTTACAGCTAAAAGGTTTGAAGTGAAAAGCAGACCTATGTGAAAACTCAACAGTATGAAGTGTAAAGAGTGGACCTACGATGTAAATTGTCACAGACGGTGTCGGCTGTATGGGTTCCTGGAATTTTAATCTTTCTCCCTATATCCTCACAtctgaaaagagaaacaaaacaaaagtagtgtgtgtgttaaactccagctgttttaaaatgtttgaccCAAATGCCTCAGACAGACTGTCAGTGTGCACGATGTTGGATTTAGTCGACTGACTTTGTTCAGCAGACTACTTCTGTGTGAGTCGAGGCGTCTGACGTCTGACTCAGCCACAGTTAACCACATGACGTACACTGACATCCTCCCTTAGTGTAAGAGTAACAGTAAGAGTGGAGACATTGTCATACCTGGTGTGTGATTTACAGGGTGACAGGAAATCTGTTACGTTGCTGTAGCTCCCCTTTTCACATGGAGCACAAACTGTGTCATTGGTGCGAGTGGCTGCAGGAAGAAATGAGATGTGGTGTGATTTCTTCTGAATTAACTCTGAATTGACACGTGAATGAAGGCTGGATTTCGTGGTATTTTGCAGGTTGTAACAGAAAGCCTACCTTGAAACTTCACTCCTTCACCCACAGGACACTGAGTCACTGGCTGGCAGTGCTCACACTGGTCATTACTACAGTAGAAACCAGCCTCACACTCGCACACCGTGTTGCTTGTAGCTGTGCAGTGTTCTGCTTTCCTCATATTGTTTTCTGAAAGAATCACAGACCAATCATCAGGAGATTCTGAATCACATTACacgttttagtttagttttggtGGCCAGGCCTCGACTTAGTCCCTCCCTGCAGACAATGTGTTTACACTGATGTATCAGGGAGTGATGAGCAGACATCTTAAACCCCCAGGTTAAGGAGCCTGCAGGTGGATGCTGGATGTTAAAATGCAGCTTGTGTTGTACTAGCTGGCAGGCTCTCATTATTTGTCCCATCTGAACTGGGGATTTAAGGATAGTACATATATGGTTtatataaagtacctaaaagagatacttgagtaaaagtatgaagttgaagttgaagtcacattttataattttacttaagtaaaggtgattttctaaaataaaat from the Solea senegalensis isolate Sse05_10M linkage group LG9, IFAPA_SoseM_1, whole genome shotgun sequence genome contains:
- the rbp5 gene encoding retinol-binding protein 5 codes for the protein MSKPNYSGKYQMLEQTNMDTYLACLDINFALRKIVCLLKPSKEIVHDVATGAMKIHTITPFKCFNMEFTIGQEFTEDLGPVDGRTCQTTVSWDGDKLVCVQRGEKEGRGWTHWLEEDKLHLEMRVQGVIAKQVFQKTE
- the LOC122774114 gene encoding tumor necrosis factor receptor superfamily member 5 — its product is MAKMNCSNEDMYPKDGTCCKRCPAGMYVHSDCDGLRPTQCEQCGRESYTATKNHLKQCQNCSVCSSENNMRKAEHCTATSNTVCECEAGFYCSNDQCEHCQPVTQCPVGEGVKFQATRTNDTVCAPCEKGSYSNVTDFLSPCKSHTRCEDIGRKIKIPGTHTADTVCDNLHHCSWMLPAGLWSGLVLTALVLLAVVVCWRAKRKWCRTARPSVPAPLVKVVPTAIVTSMELPFPSIELNNHCQESFIVKDCKLPLFHPDGDTVSCDMDINLPTTPLKLSVSFPDHNGESGGNRSSNFFRTHSEPQEDEWCGT